The stretch of DNA GGAAAGGCCGAGCAGTTCCTCCAGTATGATATGGTCGACGATGCTGACATCCAGCTTCTGGTAAAGCTCGGAATGGAAGGCCGGGAACATGGGCCGGACGGCGTCCGCATCGCGCAGCGTTAACAGCTGGATGCGCCCTTTTTTCAAGCCGCAGAGCACGAGTCCGGCGATATCGGCGCTGGCGGCCAGCAGCCCTATTACCTGCGACTCTACTCTGGTTTTGTCCACGGTATATTCCCGGACATCGAAGAAGGTATTCAGACCGGCGGGCAGCTCGTCCAGAGCGGAGGGCGCCAGGCCGCGCACCAGGCGGTGGGCCGGCAGGATAATGAGTCCCGGGTCGGCTATGTCCAGCAGCGTCATCATGACAAAGTCGTAAGGCTGCTCTCCGTCGCCCGGCTCGGAGCTGTGTCTTTCGCGCTGGTAGGCCAGGGCGCTTTCGTAGCGGTGGTGACCGTCGGCGATGTACAGCGGCTGGTCGCTCAATATATCGTGTATCGTCTTGATGGATGGCTCGCCATCGACCGCCCAGACGCGGTGGCTTTCCCCGTCTATATTGCCGACGCTGAATGCCGGTTTCCTCTTCATTTCCTTGGTCAGCAGCGTATTGATTTCCCCGCTGTTGTCCTCGTAAATGGCCATGATGGGGCTGGTATTGGCCTGCAGCGTCCACAGCATACTGAGACGGTCGCTCTTGGCCTTGGTCAGTGTCCCTTCGTGGGGGCGGATAATCGCTTTGCTCCAGTCCTCCAGCCGGACGATGCAGTTGATGGTGCGGCGGCGTACCGTCTGGCCGTGGCAGGTGAACTGATGCTCGTCCAGGTATAGAGCGGGACTGGCATCGGCCACCAATACCCGCTGTTCCAGCCACTGCTGCATGGTGGCGGCGGCGCGGGTGTATTTGTTGCTGGTGCTATTGTCCTGCGGCAGATCCTTGCCGTACTCTATGCGGACGAAGTTGTTTTCACTGCGGCGGTAAAGCTCCTCCTGCAAGCGGGGGGAGATAATATCGTAGGGGGGACAGATGACTTTGGCCAGGTCTTTTACCTGCGCGGTATTGTAATGCACGCCGTGGAACGGACGTATCTCCGCCAAAATAGGCTCCTTTTTTTGCGAGAATTGTATATTCAAGTTTAGCCTATAGCGTTGAAAAGGTGCAAGTGGTGATGGAAGTAGCAACTGACAACTTACAAGTATCAAAAAAGAGAAAATGAAAAGTAAAGAAACAGAATCTTGCCCTTTTCACTTTATGATTTACAGTTCCTGGCCACTTGCTACTTGTTGCTTGTTGCTTTTATACTGGTATTAGTGAAAGCCGGCATGATAATCAGAAAACTAGTGGTCGGGCCTTACGCCAGCAACTGCTATATCGTAGGCTCGGAAGCGACTAAAGACGGCATGGTCATCGACCCCGGCGCTAATGGCGCGGAAATTATCCGCACCGTGGAAAAGCTGGGGCTGAAAATAGACCTTATCGTTTTAACCCACCGCCACCCCGACCATGTTGGCGCGGCGGCGCAGGTCAAGGCCGCGTTCAAAGCCCCCCTCGCCGCCCACGCCGAGTGCGCCAAGTACCTCCCCCAGTCCCCCAGCTACAAATTTGAAGAGCCATTCGAGGGCGCTCCCAAGCCAGAACGCATTCTGGCGGACGGGGACATTATAGATATAGGGGATTTGCATTTTAAAGTCCTGCACACGCCGGGGCATACGCCCTGCGGCATCAGCCTCTACGGGGAGGGGCATGTCTTTACCGGGGATACGCTTTTCAACTACGGCATCGGCCGCTATGACCTGATTGACGGGGACTACCATGCGCTGATAAACGGCATCAAGACCAAGCTGCTAACTCTCCCGCCGGAAACGGTCGTCCACCCCGGCCACGGCCCGGACTCCACCATCGCCACGGAAAAACGCGCCAACACCTTCTTGAGATAAGGCTGATATTAATAATAGGCCGTGAGATGTTTGTAATTTGTATATCCGTGTTATAATGGCTATTCTGTCTTTACCTGACAAAATCGTGTTGCTTTCTCTGACTTTTCCGCCCATTATGTAGTTATCAACATGAGGGTCTGAGAATTATTAAGCTTAACATAACATTAATATCGAATACTCTGGATTTGTAGTTGAATTACTATAAATCATAAAACGAATGAGAGTTAACAAAGATTGCCGGAACGAATCGTAGCTGAATTTAGAATAAGTGGTAAAAAATGACGAAACGAATTGAATCTGAAACACTAAAAAAAGAACAACATTAGATATAAAAATAAAAAACTAAAAAACGCCCATTTTACAAAACGAATCGAAGCTACAAGAATAAGGGGCACAGCCCTTTCGAGCCATGCCCCTTTTCTTTTCAAGCCTCCAC from Dehalococcoidales bacterium encodes:
- a CDS encoding DUF1015 domain-containing protein: MAEIRPFHGVHYNTAQVKDLAKVICPPYDIISPRLQEELYRRSENNFVRIEYGKDLPQDNSTSNKYTRAAATMQQWLEQRVLVADASPALYLDEHQFTCHGQTVRRRTINCIVRLEDWSKAIIRPHEGTLTKAKSDRLSMLWTLQANTSPIMAIYEDNSGEINTLLTKEMKRKPAFSVGNIDGESHRVWAVDGEPSIKTIHDILSDQPLYIADGHHRYESALAYQRERHSSEPGDGEQPYDFVMMTLLDIADPGLIILPAHRLVRGLAPSALDELPAGLNTFFDVREYTVDKTRVESQVIGLLAASADIAGLVLCGLKKGRIQLLTLRDADAVRPMFPAFHSELYQKLDVSIVDHIILEELLGLSHEKAGTFLDYVNEAADVLKRVQDGEYQLGIIVNPVKPGVIKAIADSNDRMPRKSTYFYPKAPAGLVSYRFA
- a CDS encoding MBL fold metallo-hydrolase codes for the protein MIIRKLVVGPYASNCYIVGSEATKDGMVIDPGANGAEIIRTVEKLGLKIDLIVLTHRHPDHVGAAAQVKAAFKAPLAAHAECAKYLPQSPSYKFEEPFEGAPKPERILADGDIIDIGDLHFKVLHTPGHTPCGISLYGEGHVFTGDTLFNYGIGRYDLIDGDYHALINGIKTKLLTLPPETVVHPGHGPDSTIATEKRANTFLR